The DNA window TGAGCGTTATAGGAAGCGGCTGATCCATTTGAGTACTGCGACTTGGTAACTACCACCACTCACAAGAGTCTGAGGGGTCCAAGGGCGGGCATGATCTTCTACAGGAAGGGTCCGAAGCCAGCCAAAAAGGGGCAGCCCGAGGGTGCAGTTTACGACTTTGAGGATAAGATCAACTTTGCTGTCTTCCCCTCCCTTCAGGGTGGCCCACATAACCACCAAATTGGTGCCCTTGCTGTGGCCCTAAAGCAGGTCATGACCCCTGGTTTCAAGGCGTATGCTAAGCAAGTCAGGGCGAACGCAGTGGCTCTTGGGAATTATCTGATCAGCAAAGGATACAATCTTGTCACTAGTGGAACCGAGAACCACTTGGTTCTGTGGGATCTCCGTCCTCTTGGGCTAACTGGTATGGGATCATGGATCTGAATCTAGTTTGTTTGTAAGACACAAGTGATTGTTGAGCTCTTTCGTTTTTCTTGAAACTTACATCCGGCTGTTGTTTTGCAGGAAACAAAGTTGAGAAACTCTGTGATCTGTGCAACATTACTGTTAACAAGAATGCTGTGTTTGGTGACAGCAGTGCCTTGGCTCCTGGAGGTGTTCGCATTGGTACGTATCAGTATTGTATTATTCGAATGAGAGCTTAGTTCCTTTGTCTTATTTTCCACTGTTACTGATGAGTGAGTTTTTTTGGGTATTGCAGGTGCTCCTGCCATGACATCGAGAGGGTTAGTCGAGAAAGACTTCGAGCAGATTGCTGAATTCCTCCACCGGGCTGTGACTGTGACACTGAAGATTCAGAAGGAGCACGGTAAACTACTAAAAGACTTCAACAAGGGCCTAGTGAACAACAAAGACATCGAAGAGCTCAAGGTCGATGTCGAGAAATTCTCCTCTTCATTTGAGATGCCCGGCTTCCTCATGTCAGAGATGAAGTACAAAGACTGATGTGATGCATTAACTCCTCATTTTTAAGTTTCTCTGTTTTCGATTTGTGTGTCTTCCCTTTGAGTTCATCTGTTAGGCTCTTCTGATTTTGAATTATGTATgtcaaaaataactaaaagaaCAGGCAGTATATGATGTGCCAAAGTTGTTTTCCAAGGTCATCAAATTTCCTTGTGTTCCTACGAAGTTGAAGTTGATCAAAGTTTGAGGTTGTGAGTTTCCCACTATAGAAtactgtttttttttatgaGTAGATGAGAGGCTACCCGAATATTGTTTTGGTAGTTTTCGTAATCTAATTGCATATCACACGAAAAGTCTAACATGAATAATAGTACTATCTCACTAAATATGAAgcatttttttttaacttgaGATTTTATGTATCATTGTTTTGTGAATTAAAGtggaaagagaataaaatacatataataattcttttcattaaaaaaatttagcACTTTTAGTAGaactaacaaaaaataaaaacatttcataatttaatgACACAGAGATTCATTTTTAAAACAGAAGCTGCAGTAAAATGGTAGAGGAAAACTGAGAAAAGCAAACTAAAAATCATCCTCCAATTATTACAAGTTGCCAGAATAAAAGAGGAAACTAAAGCAAGGAACACCGTTATGGAAAAACGGTGCAGTTTATGGAGATTAATGTTAAACTAGTAGTGACAAAATAACGAAGCAAGCAACATGGAGACTAGTAACTCTCATCTCTGTTGCCATACCCGCCTCcataaccaccaccaccaccacggcCAAAGCTGTTGCCTCCATAatcgccaccgccaccgccataGTTACTACGAGGAGGTTTCTCTGTGGCCTGGCTTACACGGATGTTCCTGCCATTCAGTTCCTACAGGGAAGTGATAAACACGTGAATTAGACAATGTTAGAGGCAATGAATGTGAAGGAAAGCTGTAAAGAATGCTTAGCAGTTATTTCTAGCGCTCAGAATCTAACCTGCCCATCCATTGCTGATATGGCTGAGTTAGCAGCCTCTTCACAAGTGAAATTTACAAATCCAAACCCTCTCGATCTTCCAGTGTCTCTGTCAACGATAATTCTTACTACATACAGACTGATAAGTCAATATATAGAAAGAAGAAACAACATCAAGCAAAAAGTTACAATGCTCTATATTTTGGTCCATTAAACACTTTACCCAATGCTTCAACTAACAGAGCCAGTGACCTACAACACTAAAAGAGCAACATCCACCTATTTCACAAGGAATACAGATTTAAAACAAGCTAAACAGACGCAACATTGTCAGAGTTCATTTAACTTTTAAGTACGGGATAGTGTTGCCATTTTATATCCGCAAACAAACACATAGACAAAACAAAACTAATAGAACAGTCTAATCAAAAGATTTCGAGAAAAACGGGCAGAACAAGATCTTATGAGCATATAGACATCAAGATACTTGGTACTGCAACATGCCTTTCAACAAACTTGGGAATGTACAGAAATGGGAAATAACAGCTACTCTATTCGACTCACCAGAGTCAACTTCTCCGAAGCTAGAAAAAGCATCCCTGAGAGACTGATCATCAGTTTGATAAGAAAGCCCTATCAAGGGAAAACACAGGACATGCATATGAGATCATAAGACAAATATATGTTACACAAACAAAGctataaatgtgaaatttaagAAAGATCAACCTCCAATGAAAAGCTTGGTAGACATCAGGCGCATCGCATTAAGCATCGAGGATTGTCCACTCAATGCACTAGAGGCAGATATGCTCTGCCTTAGCATGGTTCCAACTTTGTTGAAGCAAGCCATATGCATTAAAATCTGAATGAAATTCAAATATCTCAACAAACGTGTACATAGGTTTAGAAATGAGATTGTAATCAATCAAGAAGCCATGACAATCCAATTCTGGTTAAGAAAAAAGACTCTAAAGTAGTACAGTAACTTTTTGAGTCAGGAACAGATAACTGATAAACTGATTCAAGCACCATTCTATCaaaaaacaagaaacaaattGCTAAAGCACAGATCACGAGCATAAAATACTAGGAGTACATTTCACCTCTTCTTTCTGTCGTGAACCACACAAAAAGTAAACAACATCTGGTGAAAATTAGAGTATGTTCTAGgcatcatatcatcacacagATCACTCATGGCATACAAAATACATAAATCGCACCTTGACAGAGATAAACAAATTACATAAATcgcaaataaatattaaaaaatccaCACTTCCCATAGGAAGAAAAGGTTTTATATTCTGCAACTAAAAACAAAGATCTCTGACGCATATCAAGAATAACACATGCAGAAATGAATAGATCTAAGAAAAAGCTATCAGAATTAATTTAGTCTGCGAAATCAGAGGAAAGATACCTCTTTGAATTGAAGGGTTTTTCGGAGCGGCGACTGCTATCAAGTGAAGGGTTTTAGGAATATACTCCTATTAATCAGATTGGAGCTGAAACTACGAAAATATCTCTCCTACAGTTATTTTTCCTGCGGTTAGGGCTCCATTGCCTGTGTTGTACCCTTTTCCGCTTTTGGGTTATGCATTGAATTATTTAt is part of the Salvia splendens isolate huo1 chromosome 6, SspV2, whole genome shotgun sequence genome and encodes:
- the LOC121808024 gene encoding glycine-rich RNA-binding protein 4, mitochondrial-like, with amino-acid sequence MHMACFNKVGTMLRQSISASSALSGQSSMLNAMRLMSTKLFIGGLSYQTDDQSLRDAFSSFGEVDSVRIIVDRDTGRSRGFGFVNFTCEEAANSAISAMDGQELNGRNIRVSQATEKPPRSNYGGGGGDYGGNSFGRGGGGGYGGGYGNRDESY
- the LOC121808023 gene encoding serine hydroxymethyltransferase 4-like, producing the protein MDAVSEWGNTPLAAVDPEIHDLIEKEKRRQCRGIELIASENFTSFAVIEALGSALTNKYSEGMPGNRYYGGNEYIDQIENLTRSRALQAYRLDPASWGVNVQPYSGSPANFAAYTAVLNPHDRIMGLDLPSGGHLTHGYYTSGGKKISATSIYFESLPYKVDSKTGYIDYDRLEEKALDFRPKLIICGGSAYPRDWDYKRFRSVADKCGALLLCDMAHISGLVAAQEAADPFEYCDLVTTTTHKSLRGPRAGMIFYRKGPKPAKKGQPEGAVYDFEDKINFAVFPSLQGGPHNHQIGALAVALKQVMTPGFKAYAKQVRANAVALGNYLISKGYNLVTSGTENHLVLWDLRPLGLTGNKVEKLCDLCNITVNKNAVFGDSSALAPGGVRIGAPAMTSRGLVEKDFEQIAEFLHRAVTVTLKIQKEHGKLLKDFNKGLVNNKDIEELKVDVEKFSSSFEMPGFLMSEMKYKD